The Pan troglodytes isolate AG18354 chromosome 8, NHGRI_mPanTro3-v2.0_pri, whole genome shotgun sequence genome window below encodes:
- the LOC101058432 gene encoding amyloid beta A4 precursor protein-binding family B member 1-interacting protein-like isoform X1 has translation MSQALCQKDKLKGPINGTTQPNGQMPQAADSVSAVLEEAQAHAETWKVKPASSWHTFHPAVPQENCLSSGVPDQPGQQNKGSYLLEIKKLARIRSQPSGTTRSQEHPRPPKAPSPACPTPSGAEVLGHQWQPRHTPQGQGHRQRGLPRPARLLPAATATNAALEYPELPLPSPDFMETPLDFVLPPLAVAKRPPMPHPPNRHEASMFTSSK, from the exons ATGAGTCAAGCTTTGTGtcaaaaagacaaattaaaag GACCTATAAATGGCACCACCCAGCCCAATGGACAGATGCCCCAGGCTGCAGATTCTGTCAGTGCTGTTCTCGAAGAGGCCCAGGCACATGCTGAAACATGGAAGGTAAAACCAGCAAGCAGCTGGCATACATTCCATCCAGCCGTCccccaggagaattgcttgagctccggagttccagaccagcctgggcaacagaacaagggcTCATatctactagaaataaaaaaattagccag GATAAGAAGCCAGCCCTCGGGAACCACCAGGAGCCAGGAGCACCCCCGGCCCCCCAAGGCCCCAAGTCCAGCCTGCCCCACCCCCTCCGGTGCAGAGGTCCTGGGACACCAGTGGCAGCCCCGCCACACCCCCCAAGGCCAAGGGCACAGGCAGCGGGGTCTTCCCCGCCCCGCCCGACTACTTCCTGCCGCCACAGCCACCAATGCCGCCCTGGAGTACCCAGAGCTCCCGCTGCCGTCCCCGGACTTCATGGAGACCCCCCTGGACTTCGTGCTCCCTCCCCTCGCTGTCGCCAAGAGGCCTCCTATGCCCCACCCCCCCAACAGGCACGAAGCATCAATGTTCACAAGCAGCAAATGA
- the LOC101058432 gene encoding amyloid beta A4 precursor protein-binding family B member 1-interacting protein-like isoform X2, whose amino-acid sequence MSQALCQKDKLKGPINGTTQPNGQMPQAADSVSAVLEEAQAHAETWKDKKPALGNHQEPGAPPAPQGPKSSLPHPLRCRGPGTPVAAPPHPPRPRAQAAGSSPPRPTTSCRHSHQCRPGVPRAPAAVPGLHGDPPGLRAPSPRCRQEASYAPPPQQARSINVHKQQMNKS is encoded by the exons ATGAGTCAAGCTTTGTGtcaaaaagacaaattaaaag GACCTATAAATGGCACCACCCAGCCCAATGGACAGATGCCCCAGGCTGCAGATTCTGTCAGTGCTGTTCTCGAAGAGGCCCAGGCACATGCTGAAACATGGAAG GATAAGAAGCCAGCCCTCGGGAACCACCAGGAGCCAGGAGCACCCCCGGCCCCCCAAGGCCCCAAGTCCAGCCTGCCCCACCCCCTCCGGTGCAGAGGTCCTGGGACACCAGTGGCAGCCCCGCCACACCCCCCAAGGCCAAGGGCACAGGCAGCGGGGTCTTCCCCGCCCCGCCCGACTACTTCCTGCCGCCACAGCCACCAATGCCGCCCTGGAGTACCCAGAGCTCCCGCTGCCGTCCCCGGACTTCATGGAGACCCCCCTGGACTTCGTGCTCCCTCCCCTCGCTGTCGCCAAGAGGCCTCCTATGCCCCACCCCCCCAACAGGCACGAAGCATCAATGTTCACAAGCAGCAAATGAATAAAAGTTAA